In Limosilactobacillus sp. WILCCON 0051, a single window of DNA contains:
- the spxA gene encoding transcriptional regulator SpxA, protein MVTLYTSPSCTSCRKARAWLKERGIPFTERNIFSEPLSMDEVKNILRMTENGTEDIISKRSKAYQSLNINLDEMSMTELYDLIRKNPGLLRRPIIMDDKRLQIGYNEDEIRRFLPREVRALELAEARRKANLN, encoded by the coding sequence ATGGTTACACTATATACGTCTCCAAGTTGCACATCTTGCCGTAAGGCGCGGGCCTGGTTGAAGGAGCGTGGTATTCCTTTCACCGAGCGCAACATTTTTTCTGAACCTCTGAGTATGGATGAGGTAAAAAATATTTTACGAATGACTGAAAACGGTACTGAAGACATCATTTCAAAACGTTCGAAAGCTTATCAAAGTTTAAACATTAATCTTGATGAGATGTCAATGACCGAGCTTTATGATTTGATTCGTAAAAATCCAGGCCTGTTAAGACGACCAATCATTATGGATGACAAAAGATTGCAGATTGGATATAACGAAGATGAGATTCGTCGGTTCCTGCCACGTGAAGTCCGGGCATTGGAGCTGGCTGAAGCGCGTCGAAAAGCAAACTTGAACTAA
- a CDS encoding adaptor protein MecA yields the protein MEMKRINENTIRVLLNNEDLNERGITVLDLLNHNQQIEDFFYSILEEVDADHQFQDNDLVTFQVRPQQDGLELYITKTDPASLKKGTPAGQPPLDQDQITNLIKKELVGRDRQESHPDHDQENNVSAGDEPEAAIDNPDIEKNVCVLRIDDFEDLVALAKSARDNINAVSDLYRYQNNDYLLLTFIDDGSLSSSQLKDQLALAYEYGQKTNLTPDVILEHGKPLMKQAALELVRTYFD from the coding sequence ATGGAAATGAAACGCATTAACGAAAATACGATTCGCGTGCTGCTCAATAATGAGGATCTAAATGAGCGCGGTATTACCGTACTTGATTTGCTGAATCATAATCAACAGATTGAAGACTTTTTTTACAGTATTTTAGAAGAAGTCGATGCTGATCATCAATTTCAGGATAATGATCTGGTTACGTTCCAAGTTCGTCCCCAACAAGATGGTTTAGAGCTTTACATTACCAAAACGGATCCTGCCAGCCTAAAAAAGGGCACTCCCGCTGGTCAGCCGCCATTGGATCAAGACCAGATTACCAACCTGATAAAAAAAGAGCTGGTTGGCAGAGATCGTCAGGAATCGCATCCAGATCATGATCAAGAAAACAATGTGTCCGCAGGCGATGAGCCAGAAGCTGCCATCGATAATCCAGACATTGAAAAAAACGTTTGTGTCTTAAGAATTGATGATTTTGAGGATCTGGTAGCCCTGGCCAAATCAGCACGCGACAACATCAATGCGGTATCCGATCTTTATCGTTATCAGAATAATGACTACCTGCTCTTGACGTTTATCGACGATGGCTCGCTGTCATCGAGTCAGTTGAAGGATCAGCTGGCTTTGGCATATGAGTATGGTCAAAAAACCAATCTGACGCCCGATGTCATTTTAGAACATGGTAAGCCATTAATGAAACAGGCTGCCCTAGAACTGGTGCGAACGTATTTTGATTGA
- a CDS encoding competence protein CoiA family protein, whose product MQTALWNGQLVWAQTEAKKAQRTYWCPDCGQKVHLCQGTDHRPYFAHYAKSRCDANETAIHQLGKQQIGRWLNQQGWPSYSEVYLPTIKQRPDILTKINDQWAAIEFQCSPLGLTRLIERNQGYERLGIAYRWFLGPTYAHRLQPGKAAQFLQWHHQQLILPFWNLKRQQPDYQKRRLFGPKSGKSRQDVWQVLIWQTQQLQRQIRLATPRLCELANQTYLMGHGAISTCPLVAHDTHFQWSLMNETPLEWRISVILRLEQCAAHQCWNWPAWYDFLNQTANWLPLPCLSDVQVTQVRHRILACYTQELNLAGVIRYHQQVVELIQPPRWFSSYERKLAYLEKLAAS is encoded by the coding sequence ATGCAGACCGCTTTGTGGAATGGTCAACTGGTCTGGGCCCAAACTGAAGCCAAAAAAGCGCAGCGAACATATTGGTGTCCGGACTGTGGTCAAAAAGTTCATTTATGTCAGGGAACCGATCATCGTCCCTATTTTGCACATTATGCCAAAAGCAGATGTGATGCCAATGAAACTGCCATTCATCAGTTAGGCAAGCAGCAGATTGGCAGGTGGCTGAATCAGCAAGGCTGGCCGAGCTATTCTGAGGTTTATTTGCCGACAATCAAGCAGCGACCAGACATATTGACCAAGATTAATGATCAGTGGGCAGCCATTGAGTTTCAGTGCAGTCCGCTTGGCTTGACGCGGCTGATTGAACGCAATCAAGGATATGAGCGGCTGGGAATTGCCTATCGCTGGTTTTTGGGCCCAACCTATGCACATCGGCTGCAGCCGGGAAAAGCAGCTCAGTTTTTACAATGGCATCATCAGCAGCTGATCTTACCATTTTGGAATTTAAAACGACAGCAGCCTGACTATCAAAAAAGACGGCTTTTTGGCCCAAAATCGGGAAAAAGTCGTCAAGATGTCTGGCAGGTTTTAATTTGGCAGACTCAGCAGCTGCAGCGGCAAATTCGCTTGGCAACGCCGCGGCTTTGCGAATTAGCCAATCAGACCTATTTAATGGGCCACGGGGCAATCAGTACCTGTCCCTTGGTTGCTCATGACACGCATTTTCAATGGAGCTTGATGAATGAGACACCATTGGAATGGCGCATATCAGTTATCTTAAGACTTGAGCAGTGTGCTGCGCATCAATGTTGGAATTGGCCAGCCTGGTATGACTTTTTAAATCAAACTGCTAATTGGCTCCCCTTGCCATGTCTGAGTGATGTTCAAGTCACGCAGGTTCGTCATCGAATCTTGGCCTGCTATACCCAAGAGCTGAATCTGGCTGGCGTGATCCGCTACCATCAGCAGGTCGTTGAATTGATTCAGCCGCCGCGATGGTTCAGCAGCTATGAACGCAAGCTGGCCTATCTGGAGAAACTAGCAGCCAGCTAA
- a CDS encoding DsbA family protein yields the protein MLEIHLFVNPLGMRCFRCEQDVLRIDQQLRTKVNYQFIPLFNMDTIQQTMKLYHLNDHDLNVRQQTSATLYQIILDYKAALFQGRKRGRHYLLRLQSALINEGADYSETLAKKIAQQAQLDLDMFWEDRKSELAIKAFKKDQYMADEMGVTQTATAVVFDSEQPVYGYMINNFDYESLIESYRNHQFCLQQTPEEFAQSFNDKHHQSTLRIL from the coding sequence GTGCTCGAAATTCATCTTTTTGTTAATCCATTAGGCATGCGCTGTTTTCGCTGCGAACAGGATGTTTTGCGCATTGACCAGCAATTGCGCACCAAAGTCAACTATCAATTTATTCCGCTGTTTAACATGGACACGATTCAGCAGACCATGAAACTTTATCATCTCAACGATCATGACCTCAATGTTCGGCAGCAGACTTCCGCTACGCTTTACCAGATTATCTTGGATTATAAAGCAGCACTGTTTCAAGGACGCAAGCGTGGCCGACACTATCTGCTGCGGCTGCAATCGGCACTGATCAATGAGGGAGCCGATTATTCAGAAACCCTTGCCAAAAAGATTGCTCAACAGGCGCAGCTCGATTTGGACATGTTCTGGGAAGATCGTAAATCAGAACTGGCAATCAAAGCATTCAAAAAGGATCAGTACATGGCTGATGAAATGGGCGTTACCCAAACCGCCACTGCAGTCGTTTTTGATTCCGAACAGCCTGTCTATGGATATATGATCAACAACTTTGACTATGAGTCGCTGATCGAATCATACCGTAATCATCAGTTTTGCCTGCAGCAGACTCCCGAAGAATTTGCGCAAAGCTTTAATGATAAGCATCATCAATCAACACTGCGGATTCTTTAG
- a CDS encoding GTP pyrophosphokinase family protein yields the protein MIEDWQHFLLPYQQAVNELKVKLRGMRKQFQDQDQHSPIEFVTGRVKPVDSIKEKMVRRHVLEERLEQDMQDIAGLRIMCQFVEDIYQVVDLLRQRNDMTILEERDYVTNVKPSGYRSYHIVIEYPVQLVTGEKKVLAEIQVRTLAMNFWATIEHSLNYKYQGAFPKELSDRLQRAAEAAFKLDEEMSEIREEIQEAQTLFGRKQAPDELLNSSLEDKKGAD from the coding sequence ATGATTGAAGATTGGCAGCATTTTTTATTACCTTATCAACAAGCAGTCAATGAATTAAAAGTCAAGCTGCGGGGGATGCGTAAACAATTCCAAGATCAAGATCAGCATTCACCGATTGAATTCGTTACTGGCCGTGTTAAGCCGGTCGACAGTATTAAAGAAAAAATGGTGCGGCGGCATGTCCTAGAAGAACGCCTGGAGCAAGACATGCAAGATATTGCTGGTTTGCGAATCATGTGTCAGTTTGTCGAGGATATCTATCAAGTCGTTGATCTGCTGCGTCAGCGCAATGATATGACGATTCTAGAAGAGCGCGATTATGTAACCAACGTTAAGCCAAGCGGTTATCGATCTTATCATATCGTGATCGAGTATCCCGTTCAGCTGGTTACTGGCGAAAAAAAGGTTTTGGCCGAGATCCAGGTGCGAACGCTGGCGATGAATTTCTGGGCGACGATTGAGCATTCATTAAACTACAAATATCAAGGCGCGTTTCCTAAAGAACTTTCTGATCGTCTGCAGCGGGCGGCAGAGGCTGCTTTTAAGCTGGATGAGGAAATGTCTGAGATCAGAGAAGAAATTCAAGAGGCACAGACGCTGTTTGGTCGTAAGCAAGCACCTGATGAACTGCTGAACTCATCGCTGGAAGATAAAAAAGGAGCGGATTAA
- a CDS encoding NAD kinase — MRVAIFNYESPESLRVRKLLLNRLEEETAITYDEQQPDVVITIGGDGTLISAFHHYEDRLSTIRFVGIHTGHLGFYTDWRNFEVEDLVESLQNDSGQSVSYPLLEMSATYDDGEIERRVALNESTLRNIVKTMVCDVYINNQLFERFRGDGLVISTPTGSTAYNKSVGGAILDPRIIGFQLGEMASLNNRVFRTLGSPVVFGSDTKLTLRLPDDSGTVLSCDRDQIMMDSQSHRLVDVSYRVSDKVIRFAKYRHTNFWDRVKDSFIGGIQ, encoded by the coding sequence ATGCGGGTAGCCATTTTTAACTATGAATCGCCGGAGTCATTGCGAGTACGAAAACTGCTGCTGAATCGTCTGGAAGAGGAAACCGCAATTACCTATGATGAGCAGCAGCCAGATGTCGTTATCACGATTGGTGGCGATGGCACGCTGATTTCGGCATTTCATCACTATGAGGATCGCTTGTCGACGATTCGTTTTGTTGGTATTCATACTGGACACCTGGGCTTTTATACCGATTGGCGCAATTTTGAAGTTGAGGATCTGGTCGAAAGTCTGCAAAACGACAGTGGTCAATCCGTCAGCTACCCATTGCTGGAAATGAGTGCTACTTATGATGACGGTGAGATTGAACGACGCGTGGCACTGAATGAATCAACGCTGCGCAATATCGTCAAGACCATGGTTTGCGACGTATACATCAATAATCAGCTGTTTGAGCGTTTTCGCGGCGATGGGCTGGTCATTTCAACACCGACTGGATCAACGGCCTATAATAAATCAGTTGGCGGTGCAATTTTGGATCCGCGCATTATCGGCTTCCAGCTGGGCGAGATGGCCTCGTTAAACAATCGGGTTTTTCGAACGCTGGGCTCGCCGGTCGTTTTTGGCTCAGATACCAAATTGACGCTGCGGCTGCCTGATGATTCCGGTACGGTGCTAAGCTGCGATCGCGATCAGATTATGATGGACTCGCAGTCGCATCGGTTGGTCGACGTGTCCTATCGCGTATCCGACAAGGTGATTCGTTTTGCCAAGTACCGGCATACCAACTTCTGGGACCGCGTTAAGGATTCGTTTATTGGAGGCATCCAATAA